From the genome of Xylocopilactobacillus apis:
GTCACGGCATCGGGCAGACCGCTTTTCAAGTGTTGTATTTGCGCGGCGTCATGTTTATTAATTAAGGAGAATTTAATGTTTGGTTTTGGAAAAAAGAAAGAAGTAGAGGCAGATCAGAATATTTATGCCCCAGTTGATGGAGAAGCAGTTGAGATTACTACCGTATCTGATCCGGTTTTTGCCCAAAAAATGATGGGCGAAGGTTTTGCAGTTACTCCAAGCGGCGGAGATATTGTAGCTCCAGTAGCTGGGACTATTACTGTTAATCAAGGACATGCAGTAGGAATTAGAAGAAGCGATGGACTTGAAGTTTTAATTCATATTGGAATTGACACGGTTTCATTAAAAGGGGCACCTTTTACTCAGCACGTTAAAATTGATGATAACGTAGCTGGCGGAGATCCGCTGGTAACAGTCGATTGGCAGCAGATTAAAGATGCTAATCTCGATCCAGTCGTAATGGTTTTAATCACTAATTCAAAGGACCAACTGGATCAATTTACAATTAATTATGGAGATACAAAGGCAGGAGCAGAGCTGGGCTTAGCAACTGCTAAATAGGGGGATAAATGGCACAAGATTATAATAAGCTCGCTGATGATATTATTGCAGGCGTTGGCGGAGCGGACAACGTAGATAAAGTTATTCACTGTATTACGCGTTTACGGTTTTATTTAAAAGATGAGAAAAAAGCTGATACCGAAAAAATTTCTAATTTACCGGGGATTGCCGGAGCAGTATACAATGCAGCTTTAGGACAATATCAGGTAGTAATCGGACCAGCAGTTAATGACGTATACGACGCGGTGGTTGCTAAACTTGGCAGCGAAGTTGTCGATCAAGAGGCAACTGAAAAAGCATTGGAAGAAACTGGCGGTGCTCAGCCAAAAACAAATAGAACTGCTTGGGAAAATGTAACTCATGCTTTTCAGACTTTGATCGGCACAATTACCGGCTCAATGATCCCAGTCGTTGGTCTGCTGGCCGCTAGTGGTATTTTAAAAGGGATCTTAACGTTAATTACTGAATTGAAGTGGGTTCAGGCTAATTCGTCGACGTACGTTATTATTAATGCGATGGGCGATGCAGTGTTCTACTTCTTACCAATTCTTGTTGGTTTTACGGCGGCGAAACAGTTAAAATCAGATCCAATTACAGTTGCTGCAATTGGCGGTTTATTGGTTCATCCTACAATTACCGCAATTTATGAGGGAACGTCAAAATTTGCATTAACTAATATTTTAGGGGTTCAATTTAATGCCAATTTCTTTGGGATTCCGGTCAAGATTCCTCAATATACTTATTCAATTTTTCCAATTATAGTTGCTGCTTGGCTGGCACGACCAATTGGAAACTGGCTGAAAAAAGTTTTACCGCTTAGTTTACGTTCAATTTTCCAACCATTATTTACCATTTTTATCGTTGGAACTTTAATTATTGTCGTATTTGGCCCAGTTATAACCTTGATTTCACAAGGATTTGCAACCTTCCTAAATTGGCTGCTGACCTTAAATGAAGCTGTTGCTGGCCTTATTATCGGCGGATTCTACCAGAGTTTAGTAATTTTTGGCCTTCACTGGATGGTTGTACCGCTTGTAGCAAATGATATTGCTAGCAGCGGGCATTCAGTTCTTAATGCTTTGATCAGTTATACCATGATTGCTCAAGCTGCCGGAGCATTTGCCGTTGCAGTTAAGACTAAGAACAAAAACTTGCGTTCACTGTCGATTGCTGGTGGCCTTTCAGGGTTTGCAGGAGTTACTGAACCAGCGATGTACGGGGTTAACCTGAAGTACGGTAAAGTCTTCTGGATGAGTAATATCGGAAGTGCTATTGGGGCTGCGATTGGTGGATTTTTCAAGATTGATATGTTTGGATTTACTGGATCTTGGATTGGTTTACCAAGTTACTTTGCTGGCGGAACTGGCAATACTTGGCTGTTTGTTGCCACTGCGGCAATTACGACAATTGTTTCCTTTGGCTGTGTTTACCTATGGGGATTCAAGGACTCTGACATTGATAAAGTTAAAAAAGCTGAAAAGAAGAACGTCTTCAAAGACGCTGTTGCTTAAAAGATTAATGGCTCTTCAGACGAAGAGCTTTTTTATTGGAAAGGAAAGTTTTGACAACTGAAAATATTTGGCACGTTGAATATAATCACACTTCTCAAGGGAAAAAATCTTATGGAGAAGAAGCAATTTTAACGCTTGGTAATGGCTATCTTGGCTGGCGGGGGCACCAGTTTTTAGCCAATATAATGATGACCATTATCCTGGATTATATGCAGCGGGAGTTTTTAACCAAACAAAAACACCCATGGCAGGACGGGATGTAATTAATGAAGATTTTGTAAATTTACCTAATCCCCAGCTTTTTAAAATTTATGTTGAGCAAAAAGAGATTGACTATCAAAAAATTATTCGTCGTTTCAGCCGTTTAGATTTAAAACAGGGTCAAGAATTCGACGAATATGATTTTCAAACTGAAAAAGGGATTCTACATTTACAAACAGTTAAAATTGTAGATCCCGTTAATTATCATCTTTTTGGTCTTGAGCTTAGCTTGACGCCCGAATTCGATGCCCCAATTCAAGTTGATTCAATTGTAGATACGGCAATTTTAAATCAAAATGTAGAACGCTATCGAGATTTTGATTCACGGGAATTTGATGTTAAATCAATTGAAAATAAAAGTGTGATGGCCCAGACCCGTCAAAGTGAGATTAAGATTCATTTGTTTGTAAATACGACTAGTGAAGAAAATCTTGATGCAATTTTAATTCAAAATGATCAGGAGTTGATCGAAAGATTCAAGTTTGACGGCAAATCTGACGTCACTAATCATTTTTCAAAAGTAATCGGGTTAACAACATCTAATGAATTAAATTATGAACCGCAAAAAGTTGCAGAACAAGTTCAGGATACTAATTTAGATCAAATTTTCGCACGGGCAGATCTTTACTGGAGTCAGTTTTGGAAGTTTCATGATCTAATAGTAGAAAGTGACAATTCAGAATTACAGACTTTAATTCGACTGAATATTTTTCACTTACAGCAAGCTGCTAATCATAATGCCAATCAATACCTTGACGCTTCCGTTTCTTCAAGAGCACTGACTGGTGAAGGTTATCGCGGTCATATTTTTTGGGATGAAATTTTCTTTATTCCTTATTATGCCAAAAACGATCCCGCAACAGCACGTGATTTAATTCATTATCGAATTCGCCGGTTAGCGGCTGCCAAGCAAAATGCTAGATTAGACGATGAGGCAGGAGCTATGTACTCATGGCAGTCAGGTATGTATGGTGATGAACAGGCTCAGGTTATCCATTTAAACCCAGTTGATAATAAGTGGGACCCTGATAATTCCCGGCTGCAGCGCCATATTTCTTTAGCGATTGCTTATGATGTTTGGTATTACTATCACGTGACTGGAGATGCGACAATTCTTAATGAAGGCGCATTGGAGATGATTCTTGAAATCTGTAAGTTTTGGCTGCATAAAGCAATTCTTGATGACCAGGGACGTTACGATATTAACGGCGTAATGGGGCCGGATGAATTTCATGAAAAGTATCCCGGTGCTAAGAACGGTGGTTTTACAAACAATGCCTATACTAATATTATGTTGGCTTGGATTTTGGATTGGGTCAACAAGCTTGCTGAAGATCCAAAAGTTTCATTTGGGCGTATCAGCAAAGAAATTGGTTTTAGTTCTGATTTAATGAAAAAAGGTCAGGAAGTCAGCCGAAAATTAAACTTAGAAATCAAAGACGGTATCATTGCTCAATTCGCTGGATATTTTAATTTAAAACGCCTCGATTTTGCTGAATATGAGAAGAAATATGGTGATATTCATCGAATTGACCGGATTTTAAAAGCAGAAGGGAAGTCGCCTGATGACTATCAAGTAGCCAAACAAGCAGATGTTTTGATGACAATTTATAATCTTGGTTCATCAGAGACAAAACGGATTATTAATCAGCTGGGATATGACTTGCCAGATGATTGGTTAGAGAAGAATACTAAATACTATTTAGAGCGAACCACTCACGGGTCCACTACTTCTAGACCTGTATTTGCAATTTCATTGGCAGATTTAGGTCAAAAAGAAAAGGCGGAAGAATTTTTAGAAACGGCAATTGGTTCTGATTATTATGATATTCAAGGCGGTACAACAGCAGAAGGAATTCACATTGGGGTGATGGGTGAAACTTTAGAAGTTATTACGAGCTGCTTTGCAGGAATTAATATTATGGGCGAAATTCTAAAAGTTCAGCCACAGCTTCCTCCAAAGTGGGACAAAGTACAGTTAGAAACTAATTTTAAAGAGGTTAGTTATAATTTTGAAATAAGTTCCGACCAAGTACAGGTAATTGCTGATGATGACTGTCAGATTAATGTTTTTGGGCAAGATCGGCTTCTTAAGGGTCACGAAAAATCAGTTTTTAAACGTTAATTTTAAACAATCACTTTCTTTTTGTAAGTATTCTTTCATGAAAAAATCATATAGTTTTCATGAAATATTTTCATTTTCTTTTCATTTTGATAATACTTTTTAGGTAAAATTTTTCAGATTGGACGAGAAGCCAAAGATAAAATTCGTAATTTTTATTTATCTGGAGGAATAATAAATGATAGATACCAAAATTTTACCGTCATTGTATAGTTCAGATGTTGGTCAATGGCCAAGTACTTTTCAGACACTTCAAAGAAATAACACAGAACAATTACACTTAGATGTTATGGACGGACACTTTGTACCAGATATGGCTTTTGGGCCGAGTTTAGTTGAAAATTTGAGAGCAGACACTGATTTTTATCTTGATGTTCATCTAATGACTGATCAACCTGAATGTTTAGTAGAACGTTTTTTAAAAGCAGGAGCTGATGGAATAACTTTTCATATCGAATCTACCAGTCAAGCCTTAGATATCATTAAGAAAATTCGTTCTTATGGTAAAGATGCGGGAGTTGCATTAACTCCAGCAACTTCTGTTGCAAATCTAGAACCTGTTTTAAATATTGTTGATAGCGTCTTAGTAATGACAAATAATCCGGGAACTAGTGATCAAAATTTCTGGGCGCCAGCACTTGATAAAATTCAAGATTTAGCTCATCGGCGTCAGGCTAATAATTACAAATATAGAATTGAAGTTGATGGCAATATAACAGCTGATAATATCATCGATTGTTATGATGCAGGAGCTGATTGGTTTGTATCTGGTGATTATATTTTTGCGGAATCTCAAGGTCAGGATGACCGCCTGCAAGAATTAAGTGAATTAGTCGGCAGCAATGAATAAAATTGAACTACATTCGTAGCTCTTTTTTTTTGAATTTTTTTTCATCTGATAACGCAGTGAATCCTTAAAATTTTCTGCTATTTAGGGTATGATTATAATGTTTATTTTAAGGAGAAAATAATGCAAGTCCGTTTTAGTCATGTTTCACTCGCTTTCACCCCTGGAAAAGATACTCTTCATGACCTAAACTTTACGATTAATGATGGTGAGCTAGTCTGTCTTTTAGGTCCATCCGGC
Proteins encoded in this window:
- a CDS encoding PTS transporter subunit EIIC yields the protein MAQDYNKLADDIIAGVGGADNVDKVIHCITRLRFYLKDEKKADTEKISNLPGIAGAVYNAALGQYQVVIGPAVNDVYDAVVAKLGSEVVDQEATEKALEETGGAQPKTNRTAWENVTHAFQTLIGTITGSMIPVVGLLAASGILKGILTLITELKWVQANSSTYVIINAMGDAVFYFLPILVGFTAAKQLKSDPITVAAIGGLLVHPTITAIYEGTSKFALTNILGVQFNANFFGIPVKIPQYTYSIFPIIVAAWLARPIGNWLKKVLPLSLRSIFQPLFTIFIVGTLIIVVFGPVITLISQGFATFLNWLLTLNEAVAGLIIGGFYQSLVIFGLHWMVVPLVANDIASSGHSVLNALISYTMIAQAAGAFAVAVKTKNKNLRSLSIAGGLSGFAGVTEPAMYGVNLKYGKVFWMSNIGSAIGAAIGGFFKIDMFGFTGSWIGLPSYFAGGTGNTWLFVATAAITTIVSFGCVYLWGFKDSDIDKVKKAEKKNVFKDAVA
- a CDS encoding PTS sugar transporter subunit IIA translates to MFGFGKKKEVEADQNIYAPVDGEAVEITTVSDPVFAQKMMGEGFAVTPSGGDIVAPVAGTITVNQGHAVGIRRSDGLEVLIHIGIDTVSLKGAPFTQHVKIDDNVAGGDPLVTVDWQQIKDANLDPVVMVLITNSKDQLDQFTINYGDTKAGAELGLATAK
- a CDS encoding ribulose-phosphate 3-epimerase, giving the protein MIDTKILPSLYSSDVGQWPSTFQTLQRNNTEQLHLDVMDGHFVPDMAFGPSLVENLRADTDFYLDVHLMTDQPECLVERFLKAGADGITFHIESTSQALDIIKKIRSYGKDAGVALTPATSVANLEPVLNIVDSVLVMTNNPGTSDQNFWAPALDKIQDLAHRRQANNYKYRIEVDGNITADNIIDCYDAGADWFVSGDYIFAESQGQDDRLQELSELVGSNE
- a CDS encoding glycosyl hydrolase family 65 protein, with amino-acid sequence MAGAPVFSQYNDDHYPGLYAAGVFNQTKTPMAGRDVINEDFVNLPNPQLFKIYVEQKEIDYQKIIRRFSRLDLKQGQEFDEYDFQTEKGILHLQTVKIVDPVNYHLFGLELSLTPEFDAPIQVDSIVDTAILNQNVERYRDFDSREFDVKSIENKSVMAQTRQSEIKIHLFVNTTSEENLDAILIQNDQELIERFKFDGKSDVTNHFSKVIGLTTSNELNYEPQKVAEQVQDTNLDQIFARADLYWSQFWKFHDLIVESDNSELQTLIRLNIFHLQQAANHNANQYLDASVSSRALTGEGYRGHIFWDEIFFIPYYAKNDPATARDLIHYRIRRLAAAKQNARLDDEAGAMYSWQSGMYGDEQAQVIHLNPVDNKWDPDNSRLQRHISLAIAYDVWYYYHVTGDATILNEGALEMILEICKFWLHKAILDDQGRYDINGVMGPDEFHEKYPGAKNGGFTNNAYTNIMLAWILDWVNKLAEDPKVSFGRISKEIGFSSDLMKKGQEVSRKLNLEIKDGIIAQFAGYFNLKRLDFAEYEKKYGDIHRIDRILKAEGKSPDDYQVAKQADVLMTIYNLGSSETKRIINQLGYDLPDDWLEKNTKYYLERTTHGSTTSRPVFAISLADLGQKEKAEEFLETAIGSDYYDIQGGTTAEGIHIGVMGETLEVITSCFAGINIMGEILKVQPQLPPKWDKVQLETNFKEVSYNFEISSDQVQVIADDDCQINVFGQDRLLKGHEKSVFKR